A single region of the Sphingobium sp. EP60837 genome encodes:
- a CDS encoding Zn-ribbon domain-containing OB-fold protein produces MGIPIYPPKIEDPLFQGYYDGLEAGELRITADPETGEWVWYPPEVIPGKPDTVLEWRPVSSEGSAYSFTTVIRSLLPGDHKAEVPFTVVLFESDNAPGVRVPGILIDAEGIKPHCGMRLRFQAVQAGDHKIAGFAPVAPEAVR; encoded by the coding sequence ATGGGCATTCCGATATATCCTCCCAAGATCGAGGACCCGCTGTTCCAGGGCTATTATGACGGGTTGGAAGCGGGCGAACTGCGCATCACCGCCGATCCCGAGACGGGCGAGTGGGTATGGTATCCGCCCGAGGTCATCCCCGGAAAGCCCGACACCGTGCTGGAATGGCGCCCGGTTTCGTCGGAGGGCAGCGCCTATAGCTTCACGACCGTGATCCGCAGCCTGCTGCCCGGCGATCACAAGGCGGAAGTGCCTTTCACCGTGGTCCTCTTCGAGTCGGACAACGCGCCGGGCGTGCGCGTGCCGGGTATCCTGATCGATGCCGAGGGGATTAAGCCTCACTGTGGCATGCGCTTGCGTTTTCAGGCGGTTCAGGCGGGGGATCACAAGATCGCCGGCTTCGCGCCGGTTGCCCCGGAAGCCGTGCGATGA
- a CDS encoding flavin reductase family protein, translating into MQFDMREVPMVTRYKIVNSTITPRPIAWITSQSQDGIINAAPYSFFNCVGTEPPLVVLGLLKEPASRGLKNTASNIIATGEFVVNLVCEADAEVMNLCSVDAPAEVSEIDYAGVETAPSVVVKPPRIATSPVSFECRKVTALDIGSFQTVVIGEILMAHIKDEFISDRERVYFDTPAMKLIGRTHGSGWYVRNSDSFQMERPRYDPSRQAGGRTKAAE; encoded by the coding sequence ATGCAGTTCGACATGCGTGAGGTGCCGATGGTCACCCGTTACAAGATCGTCAATTCGACGATCACGCCGCGCCCCATCGCCTGGATCACCAGCCAGTCGCAGGACGGCATCATCAATGCCGCCCCTTACAGCTTCTTCAATTGCGTGGGCACGGAACCGCCGTTGGTGGTGCTGGGACTGCTCAAGGAACCTGCTTCGCGGGGCCTGAAGAATACCGCCAGCAACATCATCGCGACGGGTGAGTTTGTCGTGAACCTGGTGTGCGAAGCGGATGCGGAGGTCATGAACCTGTGCAGCGTCGATGCGCCCGCCGAGGTGAGCGAGATCGACTATGCGGGCGTCGAAACAGCCCCCAGCGTTGTTGTTAAGCCGCCACGTATCGCGACCAGCCCTGTGAGTTTCGAATGTCGCAAGGTCACGGCGCTCGACATCGGATCGTTCCAGACTGTGGTGATCGGGGAAATCTTGATGGCTCACATCAAGGATGAATTCATTAGCGATCGGGAGCGCGTCTACTTCGATACCCCCGCGATGAAATTGATCGGCCGCACCCATGGCAGCGGATGGTATGTCCGCAACAGCGACAGTTTTCAGATGGAGCGGCCGCGCTACGATCCGTCGCGGCAGGCGGGCGGGCGGACCAAGGCTGCGGAATGA
- a CDS encoding 3-hydroxyacyl-CoA dehydrogenase NAD-binding domain-containing protein, translated as MKVNDVVTYEVEGPIAVITVNSPPVNALSNAVRQGVADAVQTAIGDSAVGAMVLICDGRTFFAGAEISELGKPQVEPSLRNLQLIVENATKPVIAAMHGTALGGGLELALVAHYRIAVPSAKMGLPEIKLGLLPGAGGTQRLPRVIGIAKALDLILSGDPVSATSAKAMGLIDELATEGNLRADALTLACRVLEEKRPLLKVRDRADKLDEARGKPEIFAEIRQANAKKFRGYKAPENIVRAVEATLELPFDQGMVRERELFNELEKDSQSAAQRHVFFAERLAAKVSGIPSDTAALPIKKVGVIGAGTMGGGIAMNFANAGIPVTIVETSQEALERGLRIIRGNYETTAKKGKMKPEDVDTRMGLLTGSVAMGDLADCDLIIEAVFENLDVKREVFARLDRIAKPGAILATNTSYLDIDDIAAATQRPESVVGLHFFSPANVMKLLEVVRTKDTKPEITVTAMKLAKTIGKIGVLVGNGFGFVGNRILAARNTQADRLVLEGATPWAVDKVLYDFGFAMGHFQMRDLVGLDVGWNREATSSANVREILNEMGRHGQKTKGGYYDYDENRKQTPSPVAMQVIEDFAVEQGIARRAVSDEEIHDRILFAMVNEGARILDEGIASRASDIDIVWVTGYGWPKYRGGPMFWADLQGLPVVLEKLKTLEAAHGEAFKPSPLIERLVAQGKGFKDA; from the coding sequence ATGAAGGTCAATGACGTCGTCACCTATGAGGTGGAAGGCCCCATCGCAGTCATCACGGTCAACTCGCCGCCGGTGAACGCACTTTCCAACGCTGTGCGGCAGGGTGTCGCAGACGCCGTGCAAACCGCGATTGGCGACAGTGCGGTCGGCGCGATGGTGCTGATCTGCGACGGGCGCACCTTCTTTGCTGGGGCGGAGATCAGCGAACTCGGGAAACCGCAGGTCGAACCGTCGCTGCGGAACCTCCAATTGATCGTGGAGAATGCGACGAAGCCGGTCATAGCCGCAATGCACGGCACCGCGCTCGGCGGCGGTTTGGAACTGGCGTTGGTCGCGCATTACCGCATCGCCGTCCCGTCCGCCAAAATGGGCCTTCCGGAAATCAAGTTGGGCCTGCTGCCCGGTGCGGGCGGCACCCAAAGGCTGCCGCGCGTCATCGGCATAGCCAAGGCGCTTGATCTTATCCTTTCCGGTGATCCTGTGTCTGCGACGTCGGCGAAGGCAATGGGGCTCATCGACGAACTCGCCACGGAGGGCAATCTGCGCGCGGACGCCTTGACGCTCGCCTGTCGCGTGCTGGAAGAAAAGCGGCCGCTCCTGAAGGTCCGCGACCGTGCCGACAAGCTGGACGAAGCGCGCGGCAAGCCCGAAATCTTCGCAGAAATCCGCCAGGCCAACGCCAAGAAATTCCGCGGATACAAAGCGCCTGAAAACATCGTCCGCGCCGTCGAGGCGACCCTGGAGCTACCCTTCGACCAGGGCATGGTCCGCGAACGTGAACTGTTCAACGAACTGGAAAAGGATAGCCAGTCGGCCGCCCAACGACACGTCTTCTTCGCTGAGCGGCTCGCGGCCAAGGTTAGCGGCATACCAAGCGACACCGCAGCGCTCCCAATCAAGAAAGTAGGCGTTATCGGCGCGGGCACCATGGGCGGCGGCATTGCGATGAACTTCGCCAATGCAGGCATACCCGTCACCATCGTAGAAACCAGCCAGGAAGCGTTGGAACGCGGCCTGCGCATCATTCGCGGCAATTATGAAACCACCGCGAAGAAGGGCAAGATGAAGCCCGAAGATGTCGATACGCGCATGGGTCTGCTGACCGGCTCCGTGGCGATGGGGGACCTGGCCGACTGCGACCTCATCATCGAGGCGGTGTTCGAAAATCTCGACGTCAAGCGCGAGGTGTTCGCCAGGCTCGACAGGATCGCCAAGCCCGGTGCGATCCTGGCGACCAACACCAGCTATCTCGACATTGACGATATCGCCGCCGCCACCCAGCGGCCGGAGAGCGTCGTCGGCCTGCACTTCTTCTCGCCCGCCAATGTGATGAAGCTGCTGGAGGTCGTCCGCACCAAGGACACGAAGCCCGAAATCACCGTCACCGCCATGAAGCTTGCCAAGACCATCGGCAAGATCGGCGTGCTGGTCGGCAATGGCTTCGGCTTTGTCGGCAACCGCATCCTTGCGGCGCGGAACACGCAAGCCGACCGGCTGGTGCTGGAGGGCGCGACGCCCTGGGCGGTGGACAAGGTGCTGTATGATTTCGGCTTTGCCATGGGGCATTTCCAGATGCGCGATCTGGTCGGCCTCGACGTCGGCTGGAACCGGGAGGCGACCAGTTCCGCCAATGTGCGGGAAATCCTCAACGAAATGGGCCGCCATGGGCAGAAAACGAAGGGCGGCTATTATGACTATGACGAGAACCGCAAGCAGACCCCCTCGCCCGTCGCCATGCAGGTCATCGAGGATTTCGCCGTCGAACAGGGCATTGCCCGGCGCGCGGTGAGCGATGAGGAAATCCACGACCGCATCCTCTTCGCCATGGTGAATGAGGGCGCGCGCATTCTCGATGAAGGCATCGCCTCGCGGGCGTCGGACATCGATATCGTCTGGGTCACGGGCTATGGCTGGCCGAAATATCGCGGCGGCCCGATGTTCTGGGCGGATTTGCAGGGGCTACCCGTCGTCCTGGAAAAGCTGAAGACGCTCGAAGCCGCCCATGGCGAGGCGTTCAAGCCCTCCCCGCTGATCGAGCGGCTGGTGGCGCAAGGCAAGGGATTCAAGGACGCATGA
- a CDS encoding SMP-30/gluconolactonase/LRE family protein — MVGRRDLLLGGAAMMLSGCAQGTRPGRPTAPEPLSLSDFTLARGNLDAPEGIASSPDGRLFVSNGGGAIGILEPDGTLRQIGKPLAPNGVAVDREGRIIVANMGLLNKGPGPLQRIDVTTGTVETLVSELEGRQLVASNGPATTRDGDIYCSHSSWGPIGNIGTTTPAGFIYRVSPNGTASIVARNLRGVNGICLDRDERHVYASLTAEGRIRRWLRQADGSLTDPQDYGPQLGTVIPDHQARDIRAMPTAERANLGYCDGIAFDQAGNLWVTLPFANRIAAITPDGQNVDIVHDPEGKILSSPTNLCWGGADLRDLYVVSRASGMVVKARTDVKGLPLANWPSD; from the coding sequence ATGGTCGGTCGGCGAGACCTGCTCTTGGGCGGTGCCGCCATGATGCTCTCCGGTTGCGCGCAAGGGACCAGGCCCGGCCGACCAACCGCGCCCGAGCCGCTAAGCCTGTCCGATTTCACGCTGGCTCGGGGCAATCTGGACGCGCCTGAGGGGATAGCGAGCAGTCCCGATGGCCGCCTGTTCGTATCCAACGGCGGTGGCGCGATCGGCATATTGGAACCGGACGGCACTCTCCGCCAGATCGGCAAGCCCCTCGCCCCCAATGGCGTGGCGGTGGACCGCGAAGGCCGCATCATCGTCGCCAATATGGGCCTGCTCAACAAAGGGCCGGGACCATTGCAGCGGATCGATGTTACGACCGGTACGGTTGAAACGCTGGTGTCGGAACTCGAAGGGCGGCAACTGGTCGCCTCCAATGGTCCGGCCACAACCCGCGACGGCGACATCTATTGCTCTCACAGCAGCTGGGGCCCAATCGGCAATATTGGTACAACCACGCCTGCCGGGTTCATCTACAGGGTCTCGCCGAACGGCACAGCTTCGATCGTCGCCCGCAATCTGCGCGGCGTTAACGGCATCTGTCTCGATCGGGACGAGCGCCATGTCTATGCTTCGCTGACTGCGGAAGGACGCATCCGACGCTGGCTGCGGCAGGCGGATGGATCGCTCACTGATCCGCAGGATTACGGCCCGCAACTGGGCACCGTGATCCCCGACCATCAGGCCAGGGACATTCGCGCCATGCCGACCGCAGAGCGCGCGAACCTTGGCTATTGCGACGGCATCGCCTTCGATCAAGCGGGGAACCTCTGGGTCACCCTGCCCTTCGCCAACCGCATCGCCGCTATCACGCCGGACGGGCAAAACGTCGATATCGTCCATGATCCAGAGGGCAAGATCCTCTCCAGCCCGACCAATCTCTGCTGGGGCGGTGCGGACCTGCGCGACCTCTATGTCGTCTCCCGGGCGAGTGGTATGGTGGTGAAGGCCCGGACGGATGTGAAGGGCCTACCGCTGGCGAACTGGCCCAGCGATTGA
- a CDS encoding CaiB/BaiF CoA-transferase family protein: MPGPLDHLTVIELAEQMPVAIAAMLFADHGAEVVKVEPKGGNWFAHDLTRKSWDRSKRSVELDVGDAADLQSLRGLLGGADIFIHALEEKDAAALGLDREALERDFPELVVCALTAYGADTPFADRPYGESLAAARLGTMIDRSSSFRPGPVYLGHPALHYGQAFLSVIGALAAVRARRHIGKGQRVEASLLDAMIAQSPMNNWWQEEGISYIKAGDSGAVDRFGRTRLVTGMFECGDGLYLQMHTGGQGGFKAAMDLLGFGDRVQRVTAPEMSVPLTDDEYNIARVEIFEAFKTKTRAEWIKLFQAADVAALPVLEPAEVLLDEQVEFVGQRVALPDPDFGTIYQAAPAVRMANTPTAAPRPAPAVGADNGALGELIGRRRAALAADGKPLERPLEGIKVIDFSSFFAVGYGGRLLSDLGADVIKVETPGGDQMRPLPDCFDAAQRGKRDIVLNLKDPEALEAALRLVAEADVVTHNLRPGKADKLGIGYEALSKINPRLLYVYLPGYGSKGPKSLLKSFAPLVSGWTGLLYEGGGEGNPPTRAVFGNEDYNNGFLGAAGILMGLEHRAISGKGDYIEIPQLHSSLWTTSEHFLDADKKVVYGFRLDKDQAGFNALDRIYRTTDGWLCISCRQEERFVALAKAVGREEWLSDPRFAAARDRSANDAALMEALKPFFAQKSSEEAFALLDAAGAPCEIARETSWVREALWEDWAVASNRVIENFDSMYGHVRQFGSFMHFSLTPSFAKGSAPRLGEHTRQVLREAGYGEEQIDALIESKKAMQAADITGRIQSRVSAA; encoded by the coding sequence ATGCCCGGTCCCCTGGATCATCTGACCGTCATCGAACTGGCGGAGCAGATGCCCGTCGCCATCGCCGCCATGCTGTTCGCCGATCATGGCGCAGAGGTGGTGAAGGTCGAGCCTAAGGGCGGCAACTGGTTCGCTCATGATTTAACGCGCAAAAGTTGGGACCGGTCCAAGCGCAGCGTTGAACTGGACGTAGGCGATGCAGCGGACCTTCAATCGCTGCGGGGGCTGCTGGGCGGGGCGGACATCTTCATCCATGCGCTGGAGGAGAAGGATGCAGCGGCGTTGGGTCTGGATCGCGAGGCGCTGGAGCGCGACTTTCCCGAACTCGTCGTCTGCGCTTTGACGGCTTATGGCGCCGATACGCCCTTCGCGGACCGGCCTTATGGAGAATCGCTGGCGGCGGCGCGGCTGGGCACGATGATCGACCGGTCCAGTTCCTTCCGGCCGGGCCCCGTCTATCTTGGGCATCCGGCGCTGCATTATGGCCAGGCATTCCTGAGCGTGATCGGGGCGCTGGCTGCGGTGCGGGCGCGGCGGCATATCGGCAAGGGGCAGCGGGTGGAAGCCTCGCTGCTTGATGCCATGATCGCTCAGTCGCCGATGAACAATTGGTGGCAGGAAGAGGGGATCAGTTACATCAAGGCAGGGGACTCGGGCGCGGTCGACCGCTTTGGGCGCACCCGGCTTGTCACCGGCATGTTCGAGTGTGGCGACGGTCTTTATCTGCAGATGCACACTGGCGGGCAAGGCGGTTTCAAGGCCGCGATGGACCTGCTGGGCTTTGGCGACCGGGTGCAGCGCGTGACGGCGCCCGAAATGTCCGTGCCGCTGACCGACGACGAATATAATATCGCTCGCGTCGAGATATTCGAGGCGTTCAAGACCAAGACGCGCGCAGAGTGGATCAAGCTGTTCCAAGCGGCGGATGTGGCGGCGCTGCCGGTGCTGGAACCGGCCGAAGTGCTGCTGGACGAGCAGGTGGAGTTTGTCGGGCAGCGGGTTGCGTTGCCCGATCCCGACTTCGGGACGATCTACCAGGCCGCGCCTGCTGTGCGCATGGCCAATACGCCGACGGCCGCGCCGCGTCCGGCTCCAGCGGTGGGCGCGGACAATGGCGCGCTTGGCGAGTTGATCGGGCGGCGGCGGGCTGCGCTTGCCGCGGACGGCAAGCCTTTGGAGCGGCCATTGGAGGGGATCAAGGTCATCGATTTCTCCTCCTTCTTCGCGGTCGGTTATGGCGGGCGGCTGCTGTCCGATCTGGGCGCGGACGTCATCAAGGTGGAGACGCCCGGAGGCGACCAGATGCGGCCGCTGCCCGACTGTTTCGATGCGGCCCAGCGGGGAAAACGCGACATCGTCCTCAACCTCAAAGACCCCGAGGCGCTGGAGGCGGCGCTAAGACTGGTCGCGGAGGCCGACGTGGTCACGCATAATCTGCGCCCCGGCAAAGCGGACAAGCTCGGCATCGGCTATGAGGCGCTTTCGAAGATCAATCCGCGCCTGCTCTACGTCTATCTCCCCGGCTATGGCTCCAAGGGCCCCAAGTCGCTGCTGAAGAGCTTCGCGCCGCTCGTGTCCGGTTGGACAGGCTTGCTGTACGAAGGCGGGGGGGAGGGCAATCCGCCGACCCGCGCCGTGTTTGGCAATGAGGATTATAATAACGGCTTCCTGGGCGCTGCCGGCATCCTCATGGGGCTGGAGCATCGCGCGATCAGTGGGAAGGGAGATTATATCGAGATTCCGCAGCTGCATTCGAGCCTGTGGACAACCTCGGAGCATTTCCTCGATGCCGACAAGAAGGTTGTTTACGGCTTCCGGCTCGACAAGGACCAGGCGGGGTTCAACGCGCTCGACCGGATTTATCGGACCACCGATGGCTGGTTGTGCATCAGTTGCCGCCAGGAGGAGCGTTTCGTCGCGCTGGCCAAGGCTGTGGGACGTGAGGAATGGCTGAGCGATCCGCGTTTCGCCGCGGCGCGCGACCGATCCGCCAATGATGCGGCGCTGATGGAAGCGCTGAAACCCTTCTTCGCGCAAAAGAGTAGCGAGGAAGCTTTCGCCCTTCTCGATGCGGCGGGCGCGCCTTGCGAAATCGCGCGGGAGACGAGCTGGGTCCGCGAGGCTTTGTGGGAGGATTGGGCGGTCGCCAGCAACCGGGTGATTGAGAATTTCGATTCCATGTATGGCCATGTCCGCCAGTTCGGCAGCTTCATGCATTTCAGCCTCACGCCGAGCTTCGCGAAGGGATCAGCGCCGCGCCTGGGCGAGCATACGCGGCAGGTGCTGCGCGAGGCAGGCTATGGTGAAGAACAGATAGATGCGCTGATCGAAAGCAAGAAGGCGATGCAGGCGGCGGACATCACGGGTCGCATCCAGTCGCGTGTTTCGGCGGCCTGA
- a CDS encoding LLM class flavin-dependent oxidoreductase, with protein MQLNLRYDMNRPDFGAPHPVLYRTAIEQAKWADKLGFTQVFLAEHHGAEGGYCPSSMVQAASILGATEKIVAHLSALVVTMHDPLRLAEDLAVLDNIAPGRIWLTAGMGYRPHEFEMFDRDITKRLAIMNEAMATLKSAWTGEPFEFRGRTVRVTPAPATPDGPKIYMGGSTDKSAIRAAKGGYQYFPGHPDLFTLYKEERANAGFGPPEELRKPAASFLYVSDDPDRDWPLVAPHIAYATNTYAEWAKERGTGQTRYSAAETVEGLKAMPNIKVMRPDECFAYLKELGGGTAVTFHALLGGLDPEVSWRSLRLFEKEVLPRLRAEPGLLENPGE; from the coding sequence GTGCAACTGAACCTTCGCTACGACATGAACCGGCCCGATTTTGGGGCGCCGCATCCGGTGCTCTACCGCACCGCGATCGAGCAGGCGAAATGGGCCGACAAGCTGGGCTTCACGCAGGTTTTTCTGGCGGAACATCATGGTGCTGAAGGGGGATATTGCCCTTCCTCGATGGTTCAGGCGGCCTCTATTCTTGGGGCGACCGAGAAGATCGTGGCGCATCTGTCGGCACTGGTGGTGACCATGCACGATCCGCTGCGGTTGGCGGAAGATTTGGCGGTGCTGGACAATATCGCGCCGGGACGGATTTGGCTGACGGCGGGCATGGGCTATCGCCCGCATGAGTTCGAGATGTTCGATCGCGACATCACCAAGCGGCTCGCCATCATGAATGAGGCGATGGCGACGTTGAAGAGCGCATGGACCGGCGAGCCATTCGAGTTTCGCGGGCGAACCGTGCGAGTGACGCCGGCCCCTGCGACGCCAGATGGACCCAAGATCTACATGGGCGGATCGACCGACAAGTCTGCGATCCGCGCCGCCAAGGGCGGTTATCAATATTTCCCGGGTCACCCCGACCTGTTTACGCTTTACAAGGAGGAGCGGGCGAACGCGGGCTTCGGACCGCCGGAGGAATTGCGCAAGCCTGCAGCGAGCTTCCTTTATGTGTCGGATGATCCCGATCGCGACTGGCCTCTGGTCGCGCCGCATATCGCCTATGCGACCAACACTTATGCGGAATGGGCCAAGGAGCGTGGCACCGGGCAGACCCGCTACAGTGCGGCGGAGACGGTCGAGGGCCTGAAGGCCATGCCCAATATTAAGGTGATGAGGCCGGATGAATGCTTCGCATATCTGAAGGAGCTTGGCGGGGGTACGGCTGTGACCTTCCATGCGCTGCTCGGCGGGCTTGATCCGGAAGTCTCCTGGCGGAGTTTGCGCCTATTCGAAAAGGAAGTTCTGCCGAGGCTGAGGGCCGAGCCGGGGCTGCTGGAAAATCCGGGAGAGTGA
- a CDS encoding thiolase family protein produces MIQGNRIAITGVGETPFLRKGEEGVMKMMTRASLAAIADAGLSPKDIDGYVSNKYAGHGSDEVAFAIGAGEKRFCATTDSVGGTATSGQALQLAQMAIEAGLARHVLVPYAIQSTKPGGVYAFHAREPQKAGIEMPVGFFGQPTYFATMANRYAHDYGMTEEEQAAIPMTYRAWAVLTPSAQRRDPMDLAGYRQSPMISTPLRAADCCLTTDGGGAYVVSAIEEARDMPHPVVAVQGLGLGFNNWPQGVLFTQTPCTYHFPGEVSAKLAYTMAGCDPKDLDLAQIYDGFTISALVQTEMLGLCERGEGPRFYAAGHGMPGGRMPINTSGGHMSGGYVPGMNLLIEAVRQLRGREGERQVPNARLCAVAGLGGNNHSTTILARS; encoded by the coding sequence ATGATACAGGGCAACCGCATCGCCATCACCGGGGTCGGCGAAACCCCTTTCCTCCGTAAAGGCGAGGAAGGGGTCATGAAGATGATGACCCGCGCCAGCCTCGCGGCCATTGCCGATGCGGGCCTCAGCCCTAAGGACATCGACGGCTATGTCTCCAATAAGTATGCGGGCCATGGGTCGGACGAGGTCGCCTTTGCCATCGGCGCGGGGGAAAAGCGTTTCTGCGCCACAACCGACAGCGTGGGCGGCACGGCGACGTCGGGCCAAGCACTGCAACTGGCGCAGATGGCGATCGAGGCGGGTTTGGCGCGGCATGTGCTGGTGCCCTATGCGATCCAGTCGACCAAGCCGGGCGGCGTCTATGCCTTCCACGCGCGTGAGCCGCAAAAGGCCGGAATCGAAATGCCCGTCGGCTTCTTCGGCCAGCCCACCTATTTCGCGACCATGGCGAACCGCTATGCCCATGACTACGGCATGACGGAGGAGGAGCAGGCCGCCATTCCGATGACCTATCGGGCCTGGGCGGTCCTGACGCCGAGTGCGCAGCGGCGCGATCCGATGGATTTGGCAGGCTATCGCCAGTCGCCCATGATCTCGACGCCTTTGCGGGCAGCGGACTGCTGCCTCACCACCGATGGTGGCGGCGCCTATGTGGTCAGCGCGATCGAGGAAGCGCGCGACATGCCGCATCCGGTTGTGGCGGTGCAGGGGCTCGGGCTGGGCTTCAACAATTGGCCGCAGGGGGTGCTGTTCACCCAGACACCCTGCACCTACCACTTCCCCGGCGAGGTGTCGGCGAAGCTCGCCTACACCATGGCGGGCTGCGATCCCAAGGATTTGGACTTGGCGCAAATCTATGACGGCTTCACCATCTCCGCGCTGGTGCAGACCGAGATGCTAGGCCTTTGCGAACGGGGCGAAGGGCCGCGCTTCTATGCGGCGGGCCATGGTATGCCCGGCGGACGGATGCCGATCAACACCAGCGGCGGGCATATGTCGGGCGGCTATGTGCCGGGCATGAACCTGCTGATCGAAGCGGTGCGGCAATTGCGCGGGCGGGAAGGCGAGCGGCAGGTGCCGAACGCGCGCCTCTGCGCCGTCGCGGGCCTTGGCGGCAACAACCATTCCACCACCATATTGGCGCGGAGCTGA
- a CDS encoding NADPH:quinone oxidoreductase family protein, protein MRALMCEHHGPPEELQFRDVAVPEPGPGEVRFRVRAASVNFPDALMIQNLYQRQPPLPFIPGSEAAGVVDAVGEGVTGLRVGDRVATIPFEGAFAEYATAPAFRTTVIPDDMGFDVAAGFTMVYATALHGLRQRGRLRPGETLLVLGAAGGVGLAAVEVGKMIGAHVIAAASTDEKLALARAHGADQAVNYSETDLKQAVKALTGDRGVDVIFDPVGGALAEPAFRTMGWDGRYLVVGFAAGTIPAIPLNLPLVKTASIVGVTWGMHSRREPEIHAENMAQLYAWYAEGGLRPEVSKHFPFEESREAIRWMMDRKVQGKIVIEVAA, encoded by the coding sequence ATGCGCGCTTTGATGTGCGAGCATCATGGGCCGCCGGAAGAGTTGCAGTTCCGCGATGTTGCGGTGCCGGAGCCCGGGCCGGGTGAGGTACGCTTTCGGGTGAGGGCGGCGAGCGTCAACTTCCCTGACGCATTGATGATCCAGAACCTTTATCAGCGGCAACCGCCGTTGCCCTTCATTCCAGGGAGTGAAGCGGCAGGCGTCGTGGACGCGGTGGGGGAGGGCGTCACCGGACTTCGCGTGGGGGACAGGGTCGCGACGATCCCCTTCGAAGGCGCTTTCGCCGAATATGCGACTGCGCCTGCTTTCCGGACGACTGTGATCCCCGACGACATGGGGTTCGACGTCGCGGCAGGATTCACGATGGTCTATGCGACCGCGCTGCATGGCCTGCGCCAGCGTGGACGGTTGCGGCCGGGCGAGACATTGCTGGTGCTCGGCGCGGCGGGCGGAGTTGGCCTTGCTGCCGTCGAGGTCGGCAAGATGATCGGCGCGCATGTGATCGCGGCTGCTTCAACGGACGAAAAGCTGGCCTTGGCTCGAGCGCATGGAGCGGATCAGGCGGTCAATTATAGTGAAACGGACCTCAAGCAGGCGGTGAAGGCGTTGACCGGGGATCGCGGCGTCGATGTGATTTTCGATCCTGTGGGCGGCGCATTGGCTGAGCCCGCATTCCGCACGATGGGCTGGGATGGCCGCTATCTGGTGGTGGGCTTTGCGGCAGGGACGATCCCGGCGATTCCTCTCAACCTGCCGTTGGTGAAGACGGCCTCCATCGTGGGAGTGACCTGGGGCATGCACAGCCGCCGGGAGCCGGAGATTCATGCGGAGAATATGGCGCAGCTTTACGCCTGGTATGCGGAGGGCGGATTGCGGCCCGAAGTCAGCAAGCATTTTCCGTTTGAGGAAAGCCGGGAGGCGATCCGCTGGATGATGGATCGGAAGGTCCAGGGCAAGATTGTGATCGAGGTCGCTGCCTAA
- a CDS encoding nuclear transport factor 2 family protein, translated as MEESNRRGTLAALLAVPFGLAASQASAGGVQGRGRPAGSVADRLDVIESKQAITELLYAYARANDRADEALLRSLFWPESTHKHGKFEGKSSDFAAFAFKIISGLKYACHHISNVSVEVRGNKAFSECYYFAQHRRQRKDGTGEEDVFFQGRYLDDLERRNGEWKIIRRRGLSDYTSPAFPSETTYAQWPAGQHSEKYPSDDYYKMRQQFLGG; from the coding sequence ATGGAGGAAAGCAATCGTCGCGGGACGCTGGCAGCGCTGCTGGCGGTTCCTTTCGGCTTGGCGGCGAGCCAGGCTTCGGCAGGGGGCGTACAGGGCAGAGGCAGGCCGGCGGGCAGCGTGGCCGATCGTTTGGACGTGATCGAGTCCAAGCAGGCGATTACAGAGCTGCTCTATGCCTATGCGCGGGCCAATGACCGGGCCGACGAGGCGTTGCTGCGGTCACTCTTCTGGCCGGAATCAACGCATAAGCATGGGAAGTTCGAGGGCAAATCTTCGGACTTCGCGGCCTTCGCGTTCAAGATCATCTCGGGCCTCAAATATGCCTGCCACCACATCTCGAATGTGTCGGTTGAGGTGAGGGGCAACAAGGCATTTTCCGAATGCTATTATTTCGCGCAGCATCGGCGTCAACGGAAGGACGGCACGGGAGAGGAAGATGTGTTCTTCCAAGGGCGATATCTGGACGATCTGGAGCGGCGCAACGGCGAGTGGAAGATCATCCGGCGGCGAGGGCTTTCGGATTATACCTCGCCTGCCTTCCCGTCCGAAACCACCTATGCGCAGTGGCCTGCCGGGCAGCACAGCGAGAAATATCCCAGCGACGATTATTATAAGATGCGCCAACAGTTTCTGGGGGGCTGA